The following DNA comes from Acidobacteriota bacterium.
TGACGACCGCGATCAAGCGGGTAACCCGTTTGCCGACCTCGGGGGGAGGCCGCAGCAAGATCGCCGATCTCAACCTGGACGGACACCTGGACATCGTTATCTGCAACTTCCAGCACAACTACCGCACCGACCAGCCCGCCTACATCTATTGGGGCGGAGACGACGGATTTCGACCGGAGAATCGCACCGACTTGCCCGCCCTGCTGGCCGGTGGCCTGGCAGTGGAGGACCTCAACGGAGACGGGCTGCCCGATGTCGCCCTGGCCAACCACGGAAGCGAGAGGGGAGAGACCAGCGGGTTTCGGCAGCACCTGGAATCCTACATCTACTGGGGCAACCTGAACGGTTTCAACACCGCGCGCCGCACTTCCCTTCCCACCATCAGCGCCACCGACGCGGCCTCGGCCGACTTCAACGGTGACGGACACGCCGACCTGGCCTTCCTGAACCACAACAGCCAGGAACAGAGTCTCTATCTCTATTGGGGAGACGGCAAGGGAGGGTTCGGCAAACACCGCCGTCAAGTGCTGAGCAGCGCCGATCTGCAAGTGGGCGAGAGACCTCGCGGCCGGGAAGGCTCCCACATGGGAATGAAGACACTGCTGGCGTCCCGCATCAATCCTGACCCAATCTCCGACCTGGTGGTGGCCGGCTCCGAAAAAGCCATCGTCTTTTACGGCTCGACAAGCGGTCTGTCTCCCGAAACAACCGTGACTCTGCCGGCCAACGACTGCCTGGGTATGCAGGCCGCCGATTTGAACCGGGACGGGCGGATCGACCTGGTTCTGGCCAACTCCGGGGGGCGGGCCGATCCCCTTGTCGACTCGACCATCTACTGGGCGACTCCGGACGGGTTCGACCCGAAACGGCGCACCGATCTGCCCACCCAGGGGGCCGCCACCGTTCAAGCCGCCGATCTCAACGGAGACGGTGTGCTGGATCTCCTGTTCGGCAACTCTCGAGGCTCCGACAGCACCGATGTGCCCAGCTACATCTATTGGGGACGGCCCGACGGCTTTGCGGCCCACCGGCGGACGGAGCTCACCGGCTTCGGCACCATCAGCAGCGGCGTGGCCGACTTCAACCGGGACGACCACCCCGATATTCTGCTGGTCTCCCACCACAGCGGCACCGGCGTGCTGCCCACGGCCATCTTCTGGGGTCGCCCCGACCACTACTACTCCAGCGCCGCCAGCACTCTGATCGAGCCGGGCGCCAACATGGAGTACAGCATCGCCGACCTGGACGACGACGACTATCCCGACCTGGTTGTCAATCGGGACCAGACCAGCGTGGTTCTGTGGGGCTCGTCCGAAGGTTTCACCGAAGAAACCAAGCTGCCCGTCACCAGGCCCATCGCCACCAGCGTGGCCGATCTGAATCGGGATGGCTTCCTCGACATCCTGGTGGCCATGACGGCCAATCCGGGAGAAACGGCAAGAGGGGCCATCGTCTGGGGGACTGCCGGCCGCTTCCAGGACCCCGAAGTCAGTCGCTGGGACCTGGATGGGCCGGCCATCGAGAGCACGGCCATCGCCGACCTGAACAAGGACGGCTTCCTCGACCTCATCTATCCCGAGGCAGGTACGGAAATTTCCGAAATCTTCTGGGGGAGCGCCGAGGGATACCGTCCCGACAACGTGCTGGCCATCAAGGCCAACGGCACGCCCCATGCGGTGCCGGCCGACCTGGACAATGACGGCTGGCTGGACCTGGTCTTCGCCAGCGGGTTCTCCCAAAAGAAAAATACGGTCCACGTCGACACCCTGATCTACTGGGGCGGGCCCCAGGGCTTCTCCGAGGATTCCCGCAGCGGAGTGGAAGGGTTTACCACGCTGGACGCCACCGTGGCCGACTTCAATCGGGACGGCCACCTGGACATCGCCACCACCAACTATCGCTCCGATACGACCCGGGAACTGCCGGCATTCATTTACTGGGGGGGCGCCGGACGGGACTTCAGCGAGAAGCGCCGGACGCTGCTGGAAGCCCATTCCTCGTCGGCCATCGACGCGCTGGACCTCAACCGGGACGGCTGGGTGGACCTGGTGGTCTCCAACCACCAGAAACACTTCGACCACGCCGCCGGCACCAACATCTATTGGGGCGGGCCCGAGGGGTTCTCCAGCCAGCGGCGGCACCATATTCCCACGGTCGGCGTGCACCTGGACGCCATGGTGGACGCGGGAAGCGTTTACGATCGGCGCTACCAGTGGGACTACACCTCGGCACCGGTCCAGGCTCCCGAGGGAGCCGCCTTTGCCGCCCTCCACTGGAAGGCGGAAACCCGCTGGGGGACCGGGGTCAAGTTTCAGATCCGTTCGGCCGGCACTGAAGTGGGGCTTGGAAACGCCGCCTGGAAGGGGCCTTCGGGAAAAGATTCCTTCTACGAGCAGTCCGGTGCCGCGCTCTCCGGGCTGGCCAGGGACCACGGTTGGCTGCAGTACCGGGCGTTCCTGACTTCTCCGGACGGCGGCAACTCGGCCATCCTGACCGAGATCGCCATCCAGTGCGAGCGCTGATTCCGGCGGTATTGGAATGGCTCGTGCAGCGCACTGCGGGTGGTATCCGGTTCCGGCTGGCCGTAACTGTTACAGGAGCTTCTTGCAAAATTCGCAGCAGGGCTGGTCAACTTGCCAGCAGACCTGAGGTTCTGCCTTTTTCAATATCGGGTGCGGCCTGGTAAAAAAGGCTTTCTAACCACAAAAAGCACAAGAGTCACAAATTGTGTTTTTGTGCCTTTTGTGGCCATTCCCGGTAAACGTCACGCTGCCAGATTTTGCAAAAGGCTCACAAGCTATTCCGATCCAACTTGGGAAAGGGAAACGAGGACCAGAGATGAAACGCAGACACTTCCTGCAGACCATGGGGAGCCTGGCGCCCGGCACGCTGGCCGTGCCTCTGGCGGCGGCTTCCCCCCCCGAACAAAACGGCAAGCATGAGCCGGCATCCGACCGGGAACCCAAGGTCTTCCTTTTCGACGACGGGCGTCACGCCGGAGGTCTCTACCAGATGGAACCTCCCTTTACCCCGGAGCCTCATGCCTACACCGTGGACCAGATGGCATCCAGCGGGGTGGACACCCTGGTCTACTTTGCCGGAGTCGAGGGCGGCACCATGCTCTATGACAGCAAGGTGGCCGAAATGTGGGGCACGGTGGTCAAGAAATGGACCCACTACGTCTGGTACAGGGCGGGCAGGATCCTGCGCCAGATGGTCGACGACGGCCTCGACCCCATGAAGATCCTCTGCGACCGCTGTCACGAGACCGGCATCCTGATGCTGGCCAGCGCCTGGGTGAGCCTGCACGGGGGCACGCGGGCGGAGCAGGAGGGCCTGGGTCGCTGGTCGGCCTTTGCCCTGGACAATCCCCAGTTTCACGTGGGTCCCGACCCCGACCCGAGAGCCGAGGGCATGCCGACCAGCCGCTTCAGCTTCATGCACGCCGAGGTCCGGCAGGAACGGTTTCGTGTCTTCGAGGAATTGCTCTCCCGCTATGAGACCGACGGCATCGAGCTCAACCTGACTTCCAATCCCCCCTTCTGCCGCTTCGACCAGGCCGACCAGTTGGCCCCCATCATGACCCAATGGATCCGGGACCTGCGACGGGTGGCCGACAAGGCTCAAGAGACCCAGGGGCGCCGCAAGCGCATTTACGCCCGGGTGCCGGCCCACCCCGACGCCTGGAAGACCATCGGATACGAAGTTCCCGGATGGGTCTCGGAAGAGCTGGTGGACGGCCTGTTCTGCGTCAGCAGCCATGGCGAGGACGAGACCATGGACCAGGACCTGGACCTCAAGCCCGTGGTCGAGTTGACCCGGGGCACCGGCTGCCGCGTGCTCTACGCCTTCCACAACACCCTGGGGAGGCAGTTGGCGCGCTACTCCACCCCCACCATGATCTGGGCGGCCGCCGCCAACACCTATGCCCAGGGCGCTGACGGCTTCGGTATCGGCGACCACCACTGGACTCCCAACGGATGGCCCTGGACGGCCCAGGAATACGACACGCTGCGTCTGCTGGGGCATCCCGAGCTCTTGGCCACGGCCGACAAGCACTACCACGTTCGCTCGACCTCCCGAAGTACCGCCTCGAGGGCCTGGTGGCCGGGTCGTTCCACCCCCCTTCCCAAGGAACTGCTCCAGGGAGAGGAGACCCAGGTGTCTTTCAAGGTTGCCGACGACCTGGCCCGTTGGCACGGTCTGGGTCGAGTCAAGTCGGTGAAGTTGCGGGTGCGGCTCTCCAACTACCAGCCCCACTACGACCAGGTGCGCATCGAGCTGAACGGCAAGGAGTTGCCCGACTCCATCCTGCAGAAGGTGGACATGACCTACCGGCTCATCCGCGGGGGCGCCGTTGGACCTTACGGCTACGCCTTCGACTACTATCTGGGGCCGGACCAGTTCCCCAAAAAGGGCAAGAACCGGGTGAAAGTGACGCTGCTGAAAAGAGATCCGGGAATCTCCCTGAAGCTGTCTCTCTACGATGTGGACTGCTTCATCGAGTACCGCTTGCACCGCCACTTCGAGCGCAAGCCCATTGAGTACTGATTGCAACACCCCTGTTTCGCCTTGATTTTGGCGCCCCGTCGCATGGGAAGGCGGCGCGGCCAATTGAAAATAGTGGAGAGTGCAGAGTGGAGAGTGGAGAGTTATTCGATCGACACGTAAAGCAAGGAAAGTTTCTCGAGAGGCCCCAGACGAGATCCCTCCTGTCCGGGCTGATCCTTTGCGCCTGTCTGTGGCCGGGCCAGGCCCTCCCGGGATCGGATTCCCGGTTTCCCGCCTCCGATCCTCCCCGCAACGACATTCTCCTGGAAAACCGCGTCCCCGTTCCCATGCGGGACGGGACCATTCTCTATGCCGACGTCTATCGCCCTCTGGCCGAGGGCCGCTACCCGGTGCTGGTGGCCCGCACGCCCTACAGTGCCGAGGCCCGACCGGAGCCGAAATTTTTCTCCCGGCGGGGCTACGTCTTCGTGATTCAGGACGTGCGGGGACGGTACGAATCGGAAGGGCGTTGGGACCCGTTTCGCCACGAGGCCCGGGACGGCTACGACACCATCGAGTGGGCTGCCGGCCAGCCCTGGTCCAACGGCAAGGTGGGAATGCTGGGCAAGTCCTACCTGGGACTGGTGCAGTGGCAGGCCGCCAAGGAGGCCCCTCCGCACCTGGTCACCATCTTCCCCGACGTGGCCTCAACCAGCCCCTATCACGATTTCGTGACCCTCAACGGCGGCTGGCGGCTGTCCTTCAACTTTGGCTGGGGCGCGGTCCGACAGGAGTCTCGCATCGGACAGAACCCCCGCCTGCACTGGAGCGATAGCGGCTCCGACAACCTCGCCTACGACCGGGTGATCTGGCACCTGCCCCTGCTGGACATGCAGCGGCTGTTGGGCCGGCAGGCCCAATTCTACGACCAGTGGATAGAGCATCCAGACTACGACGACTACTGGAAGGCACTCAACGCAACCGAACAGTTCGAGAAGATCACCATTCCGGTGCACAACTTCGGCGGGTGGTTCGATATCTTCACCCAGGGCACCGTCGACGGCTACGTGGGCATGAGGGAAAGGGGCGGATCGGAGGTTGCCCGCCAACAGAGTCAGATGATCGTGGGACCCTGGGGGCACGGCCCCTCGCGAACCACGGGAGACCTTGACTTCGGCCCTGAAGCCCCGGTGGACGTCATGGCCGTGCAGCTCCGCTGGTTCGACTACTGGCTGCAAGGAAGAAACGGGCTGGACCAGGAGACACCGGTCAAGATCTTTGTCATGGGCCGGAATCGATGGCGATTTGAAAAGGAGTATCCGCTGCCCGGGACCCGCTACCGAAAGCTTTACCTCAACAGCGACGGCGGGGCCAACAGTTCCAGGGGCGACGGGCGACTGGGCTGGAACACTCCTCCCGCCGATTCTCCTGCCGACCGCTACCTCTACGACCCCGACAATCCCGTGCCAAGTCTGGGAGGCAACAACTGCTGTGGAACTCCGACGCCGGCGGGTCCCGTGGATCAGCGCCCCATCGAGCAACGCCGCGATGTGCTGGTCTACACCTCCGGTATTCTGGAGAAAGAAGTGGAAGTGACCGGGCCCGTCAAGCTGGTGCTGTATGCTGCTTCCGACGCTCCCGACACCGACTTCGTGGCCAAGCTGGTGGATGTCTACCCCGACGGCAGAGCCATCAATGTCGCCGAGGGAATCTTGAGAGCCCGCTACCGTAACGGTGCCGACCGCCCCGAGCTCCTACAGGAGAACCGGGTCTATGCCCTGACCATCGATATGGTCGACACCAGCAACTCCTTCCTGCCCGGACATCGCATCCGCCTGGACGTGACCAGCAGCCACTTCCCCCAATTCGACCGCAACCCCAATACGGGAGAGGCGTTTGGCACCGGTGCAAGCACGAGACCGGCTCGGCAGACCATCCATCACTCTGCCGAGCACCCTTCACACCTGCTTCTTCCAATTATCCCGGCGGAATGAAGCTCTTGGGTTTGTTTCAGGGCCCCAATCCGGCCTGGATCAGGAAGTCCTCCAGCAGTCGATTGAAGCGATCGGGCTCGTCGACAAACAGGGCGTGACCGGCCCCCTCGAAGACCTCCACCCTGGCTGAAGGAACGTCGGTCGAGACCCCTTCCGCCTGTTTCCTCTGCGGCTCGGTCACCACGAAGAGGAGAGGCCGGTCGATTTCGGGCAGTATCTTGCGCCAATCCCCCACTGCGGCAAAACTGGCGCCCAAGGTGACCGCCGCATTGGTCGGAGTCCGCAGGGAGGCGGCCATGATTCTCTGAAGGTAGTCCTCCGGCTGCGGCCGCTTGTACATGCCTCGGACGAAGCGATCGGTCACTCTCTTGCGATCGGCTTGCAGTTCCAGTCTTCCCTTCCCCTGACGGCGGGAATCGATCCAGGCATTGGGCGGATATCCCAGGACTTCATCGACCAGGACCACCGCGCTGAGCCATTCGGTCCCGAACTGCTCCACGGCGGTCAAGACCTGCAAGGCGCCCATCGACCATCCGACCAGGACGATAGGGGGCAGCTCGAGGTGCCGGGTCAACTCCCGGATGTCCCGAGCCAGCCGGTTCGGGTAGTGTCCATCCGTCACCCGCTCCGAATCGCCGTGTGAGCGGGGATCGAAGGCGACGACGCGATAGTGCCGGGAAAAGTGGGCGATCTGGTGTTCCCAGATCCAGGCAGGCATGGTCCAACCCGGGACAAAAACTATGCTGTGCCCCTGACCGGCCTGGAGATAATGCAGCCGAACCCCGTCACTCGATGTTAAAAAGCCGCTTTGGGCCGGCGACGGATTCCCTGCCTCCGGTCGGACCGTCAACAGCATGATGGTCAACCAGCCCAACAGCATTGGCCGCACTGCACACACCAGCCTGTTCCCTCCCCGGTCAGCTTTGTACTAATTCTCCCTCCGGTAGACATAGACCTCCAGTTCATCCAGAATCACTTCCCCCTTGGTCTGGGAACTGTTTGCGGCGAGGCGGACCTGGAGGCGGTTGTCTCCATGGGCGAGCAGCGGTTGCGGCGACCCTGAATCCAGATCGACGATGTACAGATAGTGAGCGGGCAGCACTTTGCCCTCCCAGCGGTTCTGCCCGTCCTGGTCAAAGTGTCGGGTGATCTGCGGGTTCGGTACGGGATTCCCGTTGAGCGCGATCTGCAGGGACTCGTCCGCGGCCAGCCCCACGGCCTTGAATTGCAGGGTGGCCCGCAGACGCTTGTCGCTCAGGTCCTCGGCCAGCCGAAACCCCTGGGAGCCGGACGGGTCGGGAGTGCCCCGGTCCAGCCTGATGCGGTCATCCTTGGGGCCGGTTTCCGTAGGCGCGCCTTCTTCCCACAGTGGATAGTACCTGTAGTGCCGGTCGTGCCGCCCAATGTCCTCCGGGTCTTTCAAATGGTGCAGGTAACCCAGGGCGGCAGGCCACATGTAAGCCGGCCAGGGCGTATTGCGGCCGATGCGCCGTCCCCAATGGTACTGATAATTATAGGCTTCCACCCCGGAGGCTCCGTAGGCGTAAAAGTTCCGGGCGGCTGCGCGGTAGTGGGACAGGTTGTTGATTCCTACGTCGTCTCCCCGATAGGTGATGGGGTGGATGGCCGGATAGATCCGGCAGTCGGTCCCTTCGGCCAGCTTGACGAAGTCCTCCACCCGGGTGTTGAGGTCGGTGTAGAAGAAATCGGAGGGCACCACGAAATCGACCAGCCCCTGCTTGATCCAGGCGGCCAGGTCGAAACCGAGGTACTCGCACTCCTCCAGCGTCTGGGCCACGCGCACGCCCAGGACCAGGGGATCCCGGCCTCTCCGCTCCGCGGCCGCCTCCAGCAGATTGCGAATCTTCCGCATGAAGTCGGTCAGCAAGTGGGCGTTGCTGCTTCCTTCGCCCGGTGGG
Coding sequences within:
- a CDS encoding alpha/beta hydrolase; this encodes MLLTVRPEAGNPSPAQSGFLTSSDGVRLHYLQAGQGHSIVFVPGWTMPAWIWEHQIAHFSRHYRVVAFDPRSHGDSERVTDGHYPNRLARDIRELTRHLELPPIVLVGWSMGALQVLTAVEQFGTEWLSAVVLVDEVLGYPPNAWIDSRRQGKGRLELQADRKRVTDRFVRGMYKRPQPEDYLQRIMAASLRTPTNAAVTLGASFAAVGDWRKILPEIDRPLLFVVTEPQRKQAEGVSTDVPSARVEVFEGAGHALFVDEPDRFNRLLEDFLIQAGLGP
- a CDS encoding CocE/NonD family hydrolase, with the translated sequence MESGELFDRHVKQGKFLERPQTRSLLSGLILCACLWPGQALPGSDSRFPASDPPRNDILLENRVPVPMRDGTILYADVYRPLAEGRYPVLVARTPYSAEARPEPKFFSRRGYVFVIQDVRGRYESEGRWDPFRHEARDGYDTIEWAAGQPWSNGKVGMLGKSYLGLVQWQAAKEAPPHLVTIFPDVASTSPYHDFVTLNGGWRLSFNFGWGAVRQESRIGQNPRLHWSDSGSDNLAYDRVIWHLPLLDMQRLLGRQAQFYDQWIEHPDYDDYWKALNATEQFEKITIPVHNFGGWFDIFTQGTVDGYVGMRERGGSEVARQQSQMIVGPWGHGPSRTTGDLDFGPEAPVDVMAVQLRWFDYWLQGRNGLDQETPVKIFVMGRNRWRFEKEYPLPGTRYRKLYLNSDGGANSSRGDGRLGWNTPPADSPADRYLYDPDNPVPSLGGNNCCGTPTPAGPVDQRPIEQRRDVLVYTSGILEKEVEVTGPVKLVLYAASDAPDTDFVAKLVDVYPDGRAINVAEGILRARYRNGADRPELLQENRVYALTIDMVDTSNSFLPGHRIRLDVTSSHFPQFDRNPNTGEAFGTGASTRPARQTIHHSAEHPSHLLLPIIPAE
- a CDS encoding VCBS repeat-containing protein, with protein sequence MKLVRPRLFTSCLACLAALAGLAVFSSALLEANDSLWIRHSGFESLKTGQPGNSGANLYVSSKGRIQTINRWDLNRDGELDLVFTQDHNSVYTPDTLIYWGGKEGYASLLPDMWQIRAPFSLLKTLTTAIKRVTRLPTSGGGRSKIADLNLDGHLDIVICNFQHNYRTDQPAYIYWGGDDGFRPENRTDLPALLAGGLAVEDLNGDGLPDVALANHGSERGETSGFRQHLESYIYWGNLNGFNTARRTSLPTISATDAASADFNGDGHADLAFLNHNSQEQSLYLYWGDGKGGFGKHRRQVLSSADLQVGERPRGREGSHMGMKTLLASRINPDPISDLVVAGSEKAIVFYGSTSGLSPETTVTLPANDCLGMQAADLNRDGRIDLVLANSGGRADPLVDSTIYWATPDGFDPKRRTDLPTQGAATVQAADLNGDGVLDLLFGNSRGSDSTDVPSYIYWGRPDGFAAHRRTELTGFGTISSGVADFNRDDHPDILLVSHHSGTGVLPTAIFWGRPDHYYSSAASTLIEPGANMEYSIADLDDDDYPDLVVNRDQTSVVLWGSSEGFTEETKLPVTRPIATSVADLNRDGFLDILVAMTANPGETARGAIVWGTAGRFQDPEVSRWDLDGPAIESTAIADLNKDGFLDLIYPEAGTEISEIFWGSAEGYRPDNVLAIKANGTPHAVPADLDNDGWLDLVFASGFSQKKNTVHVDTLIYWGGPQGFSEDSRSGVEGFTTLDATVADFNRDGHLDIATTNYRSDTTRELPAFIYWGGAGRDFSEKRRTLLEAHSSSAIDALDLNRDGWVDLVVSNHQKHFDHAAGTNIYWGGPEGFSSQRRHHIPTVGVHLDAMVDAGSVYDRRYQWDYTSAPVQAPEGAAFAALHWKAETRWGTGVKFQIRSAGTEVGLGNAAWKGPSGKDSFYEQSGAALSGLARDHGWLQYRAFLTSPDGGNSAILTEIAIQCER